In Cloacibacterium caeni, a single window of DNA contains:
- the ilvB gene encoding biosynthetic-type acetolactate synthase large subunit produces the protein MKTIELETPKQTSVLLQSTGAEAVIQSLKAEGVKTIFGYPGGAIMPIYDALFDHLEEINHVLTRHEQGAIHAAQGYARTSGKTGVVFATSGPGATNLITGLADALIDSTPLVCITGQVASHLLGTDAFQETDVMGISMPVTKWNCQVTKAEDIAPSIAKAFYIASSGRPGPVLVDITKDAQFEKLDFSYEKCTAVRSFQPKPKLNADQLQAASKLLNEAKKPLMIVGQGIMLSNAEDELLVFAEKTGVPVASTLLGLGAFPANHPQFVGMVGMHGNYAPNVKSNECDVLLAVGMRFDDRVTGDVSRYAKQAKVVHIDIDAAEINKIIKADAPVLADAKEALAFLNDWVEKQNHQSWLDEFHHAKENELQVLSKNRNKDFSDELRMDLVIDLLSQKTNGNAVIVTDVGQHQMMAAQFYQYNQTKSNVTSGGLGTMGFALPAAIGAKMANPEKQVVAIIGDGGFQMTLQELGTIMQNNIGVKIIILNNEYLGMVRQWQQMFFEKRYSFTNIQSPDFVALAASYNIKGVKVEKQEDLSNALDQLLNTENAFLLEVKVAKEDNVFPMVPTGASVAEIRLQ, from the coding sequence ATGAAAACAATAGAATTAGAAACTCCCAAACAAACTTCGGTGCTGTTGCAATCCACAGGTGCAGAAGCGGTGATACAAAGTCTGAAAGCCGAAGGTGTAAAAACAATATTTGGCTACCCAGGTGGTGCGATTATGCCCATCTACGATGCCCTGTTTGATCATCTTGAAGAAATAAACCACGTTTTGACCAGACACGAGCAAGGTGCTATTCACGCTGCTCAAGGATATGCCCGAACTTCCGGAAAAACAGGCGTTGTATTCGCAACTTCAGGTCCGGGTGCTACCAATTTAATCACAGGTTTAGCCGATGCATTGATCGATTCTACGCCCTTGGTTTGCATCACCGGACAAGTGGCTTCTCACCTTTTGGGAACGGATGCTTTTCAAGAAACTGATGTGATGGGAATTTCAATGCCTGTAACCAAATGGAATTGCCAGGTCACCAAAGCAGAAGATATCGCTCCTTCTATAGCTAAAGCATTTTACATCGCAAGTTCGGGTCGTCCAGGACCTGTTTTGGTGGACATTACCAAAGATGCTCAGTTTGAAAAGCTGGATTTCTCTTACGAAAAGTGTACAGCGGTTAGAAGTTTCCAACCGAAACCCAAACTGAATGCAGATCAACTACAAGCAGCAAGCAAGCTTTTGAATGAAGCAAAAAAACCGTTGATGATTGTCGGTCAAGGTATTATGCTTTCCAATGCGGAAGATGAATTATTGGTTTTTGCCGAAAAAACTGGCGTTCCGGTGGCTTCCACGCTTTTGGGATTGGGTGCTTTCCCCGCAAATCACCCCCAATTTGTTGGAATGGTTGGTATGCACGGTAATTACGCACCTAATGTAAAATCCAATGAGTGTGATGTCCTTTTAGCAGTCGGAATGCGGTTTGACGATCGTGTGACGGGCGATGTTTCTCGTTATGCAAAACAAGCAAAAGTGGTTCACATAGACATTGACGCTGCCGAAATTAATAAAATCATCAAAGCAGATGCACCCGTTTTAGCCGATGCTAAAGAAGCTTTAGCTTTTTTAAACGATTGGGTAGAAAAGCAAAATCATCAAAGTTGGTTAGATGAATTTCATCACGCAAAAGAAAATGAATTGCAGGTGTTGTCTAAAAACAGAAATAAAGATTTTTCTGATGAATTAAGAATGGATTTGGTCATCGATTTACTTTCTCAAAAAACCAATGGCAATGCAGTGATAGTAACCGATGTGGGACAACATCAAATGATGGCAGCACAGTTTTATCAATACAATCAAACCAAAAGCAATGTTACCTCTGGCGGATTGGGAACGATGGGTTTTGCACTTCCGGCCGCTATCGGAGCAAAAATGGCCAACCCAGAAAAACAAGTGGTTGCTATCATTGGCGATGGCGGTTTCCAAATGACTTTGCAGGAATTGGGAACCATCATGCAGAATAATATCGGGGTAAAAATCATCATTCTAAATAATGAATATCTAGGAATGGTGCGGCAGTGGCAACAAATGTTCTTCGAGAAAAGATATTCCTTCACCAACATTCAAAGTCCAGATTTTGTAGCATTGGCGGCTTCTTACAACATCAAAGGAGTAAAAGTGGAAAAACAGGAAGATTTAAGCAATGCTTTAGATCAGCTTTTAAACACAGAAAATGCCTTTCTACTAGAAGTGAAAGTAGCCAAAGAAGACAATGTTTTCCCGATGGTTCCCACAGGAGCTTCGGTTGCTGAAATTCGATTACAATAA
- the ilvN gene encoding acetolactate synthase small subunit produces MESLERPFTVSIFTENTIGMLNRITIIFTRRHLNIDSITASETEVKDVHRYTIVLRTSREKIDKVVGQIEKLIDVLKAFVHEDDEVVHQEIALYKIKTTELKSINVEQVVRENSAKILTVDPDFIVIEKTGYKAETQALLDKLKPFGILEFARSGRVAVTKSMKELSTYLKELEIN; encoded by the coding sequence ATGGAATCATTAGAACGCCCATTCACCGTATCCATATTTACGGAAAATACAATCGGAATGCTCAACCGCATCACCATCATTTTCACAAGAAGACACTTGAATATTGATAGTATAACTGCTTCGGAAACAGAAGTAAAGGATGTACATCGTTATACAATTGTTTTAAGAACGAGCAGGGAAAAAATCGATAAAGTTGTTGGGCAAATCGAAAAATTAATTGATGTTCTGAAAGCCTTTGTACACGAAGATGATGAAGTGGTACATCAGGAAATAGCTTTATATAAAATCAAAACAACAGAACTTAAATCAATTAATGTGGAGCAGGTAGTGAGAGAAAACAGCGCCAAAATTCTCACCGTCGATCCCGATTTTATCGTCATTGAAAAGACTGGATACAAAGCAGAAACTCAGGCTTTATTGGATAAACTAAAACCCTTCGGCATTTTAGAATTTGCCCGATCCGGCAGGGTTGCGGTAACAAAATCAATGAAAGAATTAAGCACTTATTTAAAAGAATTAGAAATCAATTAA
- the ilvC gene encoding ketol-acid reductoisomerase, whose translation MAQLNFGGVMENVVTREEFSLEKAREVLKNETVAVIGYGVQGPGQALNLKDNGVNVIVGQRKGTKSWDKALADGWVENETLFDVEAACEKGTLLMNLLSDAGQIQAWETMKKHLTARKSLYFSHGFGVTFHEKTGIVPPKDVDVFLVAPKGSGTSLRTLFLKGQGLNSSYAVYQNATGKAEEKALALGIAIGSGYLFETTFQKEVYSDLTGERGVLMGAIAGVFEAQYHVLRQRGHSPSEAFNETVEELTQSLMPLVAENGMDWMFANCSTTAQRGALDWKGKFRDATTPVFNELYDDVLSGKEAAIVIEANSKPDYREKLNAELKELQQSELWQTGMQVRKLRPQTK comes from the coding sequence ATGGCACAATTAAATTTTGGCGGCGTAATGGAAAATGTCGTAACACGAGAAGAGTTTTCATTAGAGAAAGCAAGAGAAGTACTAAAAAATGAAACCGTTGCAGTAATCGGTTACGGCGTACAAGGTCCTGGACAAGCCTTGAACTTGAAAGATAATGGTGTAAATGTGATTGTAGGACAACGAAAAGGAACAAAAAGTTGGGACAAAGCATTGGCTGATGGCTGGGTAGAAAATGAAACCCTTTTTGATGTAGAAGCCGCTTGCGAAAAAGGCACTTTGCTAATGAATTTATTATCAGATGCTGGGCAAATACAAGCGTGGGAAACCATGAAAAAACACTTAACTGCAAGAAAGTCATTGTATTTTTCACACGGTTTTGGCGTTACATTTCATGAAAAAACCGGCATCGTTCCGCCCAAAGATGTAGATGTATTTTTGGTAGCACCCAAAGGTTCAGGAACTTCGTTACGAACATTATTTTTAAAAGGACAAGGGTTAAACTCCAGTTATGCTGTTTATCAAAATGCTACAGGAAAAGCAGAAGAGAAAGCCTTGGCATTAGGCATTGCCATTGGTTCGGGCTATTTGTTTGAAACTACATTTCAAAAAGAAGTATATAGCGATTTAACCGGAGAACGAGGTGTTTTGATGGGAGCTATCGCAGGCGTTTTTGAAGCGCAATACCATGTACTTCGTCAGCGAGGCCATTCACCAAGCGAAGCATTTAACGAAACCGTAGAAGAACTGACCCAAAGTTTAATGCCTTTGGTAGCGGAAAACGGAATGGATTGGATGTTTGCCAATTGTAGCACCACCGCACAACGAGGCGCATTGGATTGGAAAGGTAAATTTAGAGATGCCACAACCCCTGTTTTTAATGAATTGTATGATGATGTACTTTCTGGAAAAGAAGCAGCCATCGTTATCGAAGCCAACAGCAAGCCGGATTACCGGGAAAAACTCAACGCAGAACTCAAAGAATTACAGCAAAGTGAGTTGTGGCAAACCGGTATGCAAGTTCGAAAATTAAGACCTCAAACCAAATGA
- the ilvA gene encoding threonine ammonia-lyase IlvA translates to MIHLTKIQEAAENLNGVSVHTPLVKNENLSEQFAAQVYLKREDLQPVRSYKLRGAYHKISSLSENERKLGVVCASAGNHAQGVAFACRKLNIKAVIYMPITTPAQKVKQVKLFGKENVEVVLKGDTFDDAYNEAMLFSNENKAVFVHPFDDEWVIAGQGTLGLEVIEDTRNKIDFLFFPIGGGGLAAGVISVFKQLSPETKLIGVEPQGAASMKTSLENGKNTILTDIDKFVDGAAVKRVGDKPFEICQHSLDDIVLVPEGKVCTTILKLYNEEAIVVEPAGALSIAALDLYKDQIKGKNVVCIVSGSNNDITRMEEIKERSLIYEGLKHYFIVNFPQRPGALKEFVNDVLGENDDITYFQFTKKNNREEGPAVVGVELKNRFDLDRMEQKMKTKKINYQHLNQQKELFTHLIF, encoded by the coding sequence ATGATACATTTGACAAAAATACAAGAGGCAGCGGAAAATCTAAATGGCGTGTCGGTGCATACGCCTCTGGTAAAAAACGAGAACCTGAGTGAGCAATTTGCTGCTCAGGTTTATCTGAAACGCGAAGATTTGCAGCCCGTGCGTTCTTATAAATTGCGTGGTGCGTATCATAAAATCAGTTCTCTTTCCGAAAATGAAAGAAAATTAGGCGTTGTATGTGCCAGTGCGGGTAATCACGCTCAAGGTGTAGCTTTTGCGTGTAGAAAACTCAACATAAAAGCCGTCATTTATATGCCCATTACTACACCTGCACAAAAAGTAAAACAGGTAAAACTCTTCGGAAAAGAAAACGTAGAAGTGGTTCTCAAAGGAGATACTTTTGATGATGCTTACAACGAAGCGATGCTTTTCAGCAATGAAAATAAAGCAGTTTTTGTACATCCGTTTGATGATGAATGGGTGATTGCCGGACAAGGAACTTTAGGATTAGAAGTTATAGAGGATACCAGAAATAAAATCGATTTCTTATTCTTCCCGATTGGTGGTGGCGGTTTGGCAGCAGGAGTAATTTCGGTTTTTAAACAGTTAAGTCCCGAAACTAAACTTATCGGCGTGGAACCACAAGGTGCCGCTTCTATGAAAACATCGTTGGAAAACGGTAAAAATACTATACTCACCGACATTGATAAATTTGTAGATGGAGCAGCCGTAAAACGAGTGGGCGATAAACCATTTGAAATCTGCCAACATTCATTAGACGACATCGTTCTGGTGCCTGAAGGAAAGGTTTGCACCACGATTTTAAAATTATATAACGAAGAAGCCATAGTGGTAGAACCGGCAGGAGCTCTGAGCATCGCAGCCTTGGATTTGTATAAAGATCAAATCAAAGGAAAAAATGTGGTCTGTATTGTCAGCGGAAGCAACAACGACATTACAAGAATGGAAGAAATCAAAGAGCGTTCCTTGATTTATGAAGGTTTGAAGCATTATTTCATCGTCAACTTTCCACAACGTCCCGGTGCATTAAAAGAATTTGTAAACGATGTTTTAGGCGAGAATGATGACATCACTTATTTTCAATTCACCAAAAAGAACAACCGCGAAGAAGGTCCGGCAGTGGTGGGTGTAGAATTAAAAAACAGATTTGATTTAGATCGTATGGAACAAAAAATGAAAACAAAAAAAATCAATTATCAGCATCTGAATCAGCAGAAAGAGTTGTTTACGCATTTGATATTTTAG
- a CDS encoding bile acid:sodium symporter family protein: MNLKKLADKQNVFLLLLLVMVLAGKLIPYQESYNRIFNLEQFIDWGIAGIFLLYGLKLNLKEVLKDVSNWKLHLLVQAGTFILFPALVLVFYPIFKDSPYFQSWLSVYFLACLPSTVSSSVVMVSIAKGNVTSAIFNASISGLIGIVMTPLLMGFFLNAQAAENHQAEIIQQLLLKVLLPIILGILLNPIFKNWVTKYSKIIAEFDRLIILLIVYESFSKAFIENIFSTVPLLVFVVITLAAIALFFIVYEILKRISHRLGFSREDTITTTFCGSKKSLVHGSLFVMILGIPEEQKVLFLLPIMIYHSFQLFYVSALANKIAKSKV; this comes from the coding sequence TTGAATCTTAAAAAATTAGCCGATAAACAGAATGTTTTCTTGTTGCTGTTGCTGGTAATGGTTTTGGCGGGAAAACTCATTCCTTACCAAGAATCTTATAACAGAATTTTTAACTTAGAGCAATTCATCGATTGGGGAATTGCGGGAATTTTCCTTTTGTACGGGTTAAAACTCAACTTGAAAGAAGTCCTGAAAGATGTCTCCAATTGGAAGTTGCACCTATTGGTTCAGGCGGGAACTTTCATTCTTTTTCCTGCATTGGTTTTGGTTTTTTATCCAATTTTTAAAGATTCGCCTTACTTCCAAAGTTGGCTTTCCGTATATTTTTTAGCGTGTTTGCCTTCTACGGTTTCTTCATCGGTAGTGATGGTGTCTATTGCCAAAGGAAATGTGACTTCGGCTATTTTTAATGCCTCTATTTCTGGACTTATTGGCATTGTAATGACGCCTTTATTGATGGGATTTTTCTTAAATGCTCAAGCTGCCGAAAACCATCAAGCAGAGATTATCCAACAACTCTTACTCAAAGTTCTTTTGCCGATTATCTTGGGAATTCTGCTCAATCCGATTTTCAAAAATTGGGTAACGAAATACAGTAAAATCATTGCAGAATTTGACCGTCTAATTATTTTACTCATCGTTTACGAAAGCTTTTCTAAAGCATTTATCGAGAATATTTTTTCTACCGTTCCTTTATTGGTCTTTGTGGTGATTACACTTGCTGCAATAGCGCTTTTTTTTATTGTATATGAGATTTTAAAACGCATTTCGCACCGATTGGGTTTCAGCAGAGAAGATACTATTACCACCACTTTTTGTGGCTCCAAAAAATCTTTGGTTCATGGCAGTTTATTCGTGATGATACTAGGGATTCCCGAAGAACAAAAAGTTCTTTTCCTATTGCCGATTATGATTTACCACAGTTTCCAACTGTTCTATGTAAGCGCTCTCGCCAATAAAATCGCAAAAAGCAAAGTTTAA
- the cas1 gene encoding type II CRISPR-associated endonuclease Cas1 yields MIKKTILLENKASLSTKNLQLLIKSEIRETSIPIEEIGFLVIDHPEIFLSMPAMNLLVENNTSVIICGRNHLPNGMFLNLNSHHIQQEIFKNQIEASVPLKKQLWQQTIIEKITNQGILLEKITGEKNSFDFIASKVLSGDTSNMEATAANIYWKAFFENSTFKKFKRERFGDYPNNFLNYGYAILRAATARALSGSGLLNTLGIHHKSKYNAFALADDIMEPFRPMVDEKVFEIINQYDEEELNTKLKAELLQILTRTLYFEDEKSPMMVGLQKTASSLQQCFTGERKKIKYPKLWN; encoded by the coding sequence ATGATTAAAAAAACCATCCTTTTAGAAAATAAAGCGTCACTCTCTACTAAAAATCTACAACTTCTCATAAAATCTGAAATACGAGAAACCTCTATCCCAATAGAAGAAATAGGATTCTTGGTAATAGACCATCCAGAAATTTTTCTGAGTATGCCAGCAATGAACTTATTAGTAGAAAACAACACCTCGGTTATTATTTGTGGTAGAAACCATCTTCCTAATGGCATGTTTCTCAATTTGAATAGCCACCACATTCAACAAGAAATTTTCAAAAACCAAATTGAAGCCAGTGTTCCATTAAAAAAACAACTGTGGCAACAAACCATCATAGAAAAAATTACCAACCAAGGAATTCTTTTAGAAAAAATAACAGGTGAGAAAAATTCGTTCGACTTCATCGCTTCCAAAGTCTTGAGCGGAGACACTTCTAATATGGAAGCTACAGCTGCCAATATTTACTGGAAAGCGTTCTTTGAAAACAGCACGTTTAAAAAATTTAAAAGAGAACGTTTCGGAGATTATCCTAATAACTTCTTAAACTACGGCTATGCTATTCTAAGAGCGGCTACAGCTAGAGCACTCTCTGGAAGCGGACTACTCAATACCTTAGGAATTCATCATAAAAGCAAGTACAATGCTTTTGCTTTGGCAGATGACATTATGGAACCATTTCGACCTATGGTAGACGAAAAAGTTTTTGAAATCATTAATCAATATGATGAGGAAGAACTTAACACCAAACTAAAGGCCGAACTTCTACAAATCTTAACCAGAACACTCTATTTCGAAGATGAAAAAAGTCCGATGATGGTAGGCTTACAAAAAACAGCAAGTTCTCTACAGCAATGCTTCACTGGTGAGCGAAAAAAAATAAAATATCCCAAATTATGGAACTAA
- the cas2 gene encoding CRISPR-associated endonuclease Cas2, translating to MELNGYRIMWLFVFFDLPTETPKDRKNASGFRNNLLKDGYSMMQYSVYVRHCASSESADVHEKRINKLLPPLGKVSILRITDKQYGNIINFWGKSEVPKSPQPVQLELF from the coding sequence ATGGAACTAAACGGATACCGAATTATGTGGCTATTTGTATTCTTTGACTTACCTACCGAAACTCCTAAAGACAGAAAAAACGCTTCTGGATTTAGAAATAATCTGCTAAAAGATGGATATAGCATGATGCAATATTCTGTATATGTAAGACACTGTGCAAGTAGCGAAAGTGCAGATGTACACGAAAAAAGAATTAATAAACTCTTACCACCATTAGGTAAAGTAAGCATTCTGCGCATTACCGATAAACAATACGGAAATATCATTAATTTCTGGGGAAAATCCGAAGTACCAAAGTCACCTCAGCCAGTACAATTAGAACTATTCTAG